Within the Pseudomonas chlororaphis subsp. aurantiaca genome, the region CGCTGGTGCCGTGGAATGACCCGAGCCTGGCCCAGGTCGGTTCCTACCAGACCGTGCTCGACCGCATGGGCATCCCCAACGCCAAGCTGATCGTCGATCTGGTGGTGCTGGTGGCGGTGACCAGTTGCCTGAATTCGGCGCTCTACACTGCCTCGCGCATGTTGTTCTCCCTGGGCAAGCGTGGCGACGCCCCGGCCGCGGCCAAGCGCACCAACAGCAGCGGCACGCCTTACTGGGCGGTGATCCTGTCCACCGCAGCTGCCTTCCTCGCGGTGTTCGCCAACTACGTGGCGCCAGCCGCGGTGTTCGAGTTCCTGCTGGCCAGTTCCGGCGCCATCGCCTTGCTGGTGTACCTGGTGATCGCGGTATCGCAACTGCGCATGCGCCAGAAGCGCACTGCCGCTGGCGAGAAGATCGCCTTCCGCATGTGGCTGTTCCCGGGCCTGACTTACGCGGTGATCGTGTTCATCGTCGGGGTGCTGACCATCATGCTGTTCCAGGAAGGGCACCGCATGGAGATCATCGCCACCGGCCTGCTGAGCATCATCGTGATCGCGGCGGGCCTGCTGGTGGCCCGTCGGCGCAAGCTGGAGAAGCAGGCGGCCGGAGTGTTGAGCCGCGCCTGAGTCTTTCCCGGTAAGCAAAAAGGCCGCTGTCAGCGATGACAGCGGCCTTTTTTGTGGTCTGTACCGACGCTTTCGCGGGCAAGCCTCGCTCCTACGGATCACCTTCATCTGTGGGAGCGAGGCTTGCTCGCGATCATGATCGAATATTCAACACAGCAGTGAGGGCCGTGCAGGGACGCGTTGTAGTCGCTGGCTGCGCCAGCGGCTACAGATCGTGTTGAGCCTTATTTCTGCATCAGTGCTTGCGAGGCGGCCAGGTAAGCGGCCTGGAATTCCGGGCTTTCGATCCAGGCCAGGGCGCCGGCCTCGTCGGTCTCGGTGGACCACTGGCGGTACTCGATCAGAGCGGCAAGGATGAAGTCCATGGCGCCTTCCTCGCCTTCCTGCTCGTAGACGATCTCCAGCAGCGGGTCTTCCAGGAACGCCGCGCACATCGCCTGCTGGCTGGTCTTCTCGGCGTCGATCATCTTCTTGAACAGTTCGGTCAGGTCCACCGATTCGAAGTCGATGCGGTCGTCGTTCGGGTCCAGCTCCACCGGGGCGGCGTTGCGCTGGGTGCGGTTCTGCTTGGCCTTGGTTTTCGCCCGCTGGGCTCTTTTGTGTTGCTTGTTCGCAGATGCCATGGGCGTCGTACCTTTTGCGCAAATAGGAGGGCCGGGCATCGATACCGCGTCCGGCCTGGCTTTGAGGCGGCAGAGGATGCCAGTAAATGCGCCGCCTGGCACGCTCAACGGCTACCGCTGATCAGGCGTCCCGGCGCATCCGTGGGCAACGCCGCGTGTTGCAGCCAGGCCAGGGCGATCGGCCACAGGCGGTCCTGGTAATGGCTGCGGAAAAACGCGAAGTGCCCGACTTCCTGCTCGCCGACATCTTCGGGTTCGATGCGCCAATGGCTGCGCTGGCTGGCCGTGAAGTAGTCCAGCAGGCGCTCGATGTCCGGCACGGTACCGTAAGGGTCGTCGCTGATGCTGATGGCCAGCAGCTGCGCCTTGACCCGGGCGAAGGGCAGCGCCGGGTCCCGGCGCGCCAGATCGCGCCCGCTGGGCCGTCGTTGATAGTGCGCGGTGGGCGTGGCCCAGTCGCGCACCACGCCGGCGGGAGTGTCCTCCAGCCAGCCCAGGCGCTTGCCGGGGAAGTAGCCGTAAATCGCCGTCAGCAGCGGCATCACGACATGCCATTTGCCCAGCATGCGCCAGCGGCTCTCTGGAGCGTAATCGCGCCAGTAGGCGAACTGCGCGCCTACGGTCACCACGCGGCGGATCAGTTGCCCGGACGCCCCCAGCCCCGCTGCGCAACCGCCGAAGCTGTGCCCGACCACATCGATGGGCTGGCCGGGGAATTCCCGTTGCGCGCGTTGCAGCATGGCTTCGAAGTCCAGGCTGCCCCAGTCCGACCAGGACGCCTTCAACTTGCGCATCGAGGCCGGCCGCGACTCGCCGATGCCGCGATAATCGTAGGTGATGACATCGAAGCCATGGCTGAACAGGTAATCGGCGAACCGCGAGTAGTGCCGGCAGCGCACGGAGGTGGCGGCATTGATGATCACCACCGGGCGCGCGGGAGCCGGTTCGGCACGGCGCCAGGTGAAGCCGCCCAGCACGAAGCCGTCGGCGGCGGGCTCGCGGAAGGCCGTGCCGGGGCTGCTGGCCGTGCTGGCCGGGTGCAGGGGCGAAGGCGGGGATTGCACGGTCATCGGCGCTATTCCTTTGCGGGCGAAAAGGCGTGTCGGCTCTTTTTGGGTGCAAGCATTAATAACCGCCTTGTCCGCGCCGTGGCAACCGTCGGGATAGGCGCCGCGGCTAGGTACTTTTGGTTAAAAGCATCACACCGAATCGATCTAAACGGCCCGGAATCGGGGCGTACACTGACTATCAAGGCCCGCGGGCAAACCGCCCGACGGGCTTTTCATTCGAGCATCGCTTGCTGAAACGTGGCTGAGCCATTCGAGAGGAAAGGGGAGACCCGGACGCTGCCGCGCTGGGGGCTGGACTCTTGGCGGCGGCATCCCATTCAGTGGTTCGAGACGAACCGGGAGTGCTCATCATGAAATCCTTTTTTTCGTGTGTCGTAACAGGCGTTCTCGCGGCATTCCTGTCGCTCGCGCCGTTCAGTGTGCAGTCCGCCACCCCCAGTAACGAACCCATCGACCCGGCGGGCGTGCAACTGGAGCCTCAACAGCAGAACGGCATTGCCTATCTGTCCGGCGGTATCGGCCTGGACGAGTCGCGGGCGATCCAGCAGGCCAAGGGTTACAACCTGCACATGACTTTTTCCACCGGTCCGGAAAACAAATACGTGCCGGATGTCGACCTGGTGATCCAGAACCTGCAAGGGCAATCGGTCCTGAGCCTCGATCAGGTAGGGCCGATCGTCTATGTGCAGTTGCCGGCCGGCAAATATCAGGTCGCCGCCACCCGCAACGGCCACACCCAGCGCAGTACCGTGGATATGAAAGTGGCGGGTATTCGTGACCTCAACCTGCACTGGAATGACGGTTATTGAGTGAAGGCTGCGATGCTGAAACAGGCACGTTAAATCGCAGGCAATAAAAAACCCCTGAATCTTGCGATTCAGGGGTTTCGGTATTAGTGGTGCCCAGAGACGGAATCGAACCGCCGACACGGGGATTTTCAATCCCCTGCTCTACCGACTGAGCTATCTGGGCAACGGGGCGCATTAAACGGGTTTTTCGGGGGGGCGTCAAGCAAGTTTTGAAAAAAAGTTTAATTATTACCGCCGCTTACGTTCCCACCCCGATTTGCGGGCAATTACTCGGACGGCGGCACGTAGCCGTCGGCCTTGGCGTATTCCTCGCCGGAGAAGAACTTGTCCATCTCGCCCTGCAGGTATTTGCGGTCTTCGGCGTTCATCATGTTCAGGCGTTTTTCGTTGATCAGCAGGGTCTGGTGTTTCTGCCAGTCGGCCCAGGCCTTGGCGGACACATGCTCGAAAATTTCCTGGCCCTTGGCGCCCGGATACGGAGGACGCTCCAGGCCCGGCAATTGTTCTTTGTACTTGCGGCACATTACGGTGCGGGTCATTGCAACTCTCCTGCGTTCAATACGTCGGCCGCGCGTTTGAGCAGTTTTTTCACCGGGGCGGCAAGGCCCAGGCGCGGCGGGGTGGCGAGGTTATACCAGAGCCAGTCGGCCTCGGCCACGTGATGGGCGGATGCCTGGACCTGCACCAGCCAGGGCTCGATGGCCAGTTGGAAGTGACTGAAGGTGTGCACCAGCCCGGGCATTTCCTGTTGCTTGCCCAGCTCCAGCGAGTGCTGCGAAGCCAGGTGTTCCAGGTCGTCGAGGTCGTCCAGCTCCGGCAGGCTCCATAAACCGCCCCACAGGCCGCTTGAAGGCCGGCGATACAGCAAAATGGCGCCTTCGTGGTTGGCCAGCATCGGCATCAGCGTGCGCTTCTGCGGGACGGCCTTGCGTGGCTTGGGGATCGGGTAGCGGGTTTCCAGGCCCAGCATGTGCGCTTCGCAGCCTCTTTCCAGGGGGCACAGCAGGCAGCTGGGCTTGCTCCGGGTACAGAGGGTGGCGCCCAGGTCCATCATCGCCTGGGTGTAATTGTTCACCCGGGTCTGCGGGGTGAAGCGCTCGGCCGCGGCCCACAGCTGCTTGGCCACCTTGGGTTCGCCCGGATAGCCTTCCTGCGCGGTAAAGCGCGCCAGCACCCGCTTGACGTTGCCGTCGAGGATCGGCGCGCGCAGGCCCATGCTGATGCTGGCAATGGCGCCAGCGGTGGACAGGCCGATGCCCGGCAGCTCGGTGAGTTTCTCCACATCACGGGGAAACTCGCCGCCGTACTCGGCGACCACGATCTTCGCGGTCTTTTGCAGGTTGCGCGCGCGGGTGTAGTAGCCCAGGCCGGTCCACAGGTGCAGCACTTCGTCTTCCGGCGCGGCGGCCAGGGCCTGGACCGTCGGCAGCGAGGCCATGAACCGGTCGAAGTAGTTGAGCACGGTGCTGACCTGGGTCTGCTGCAACATGATTTCCGAGACCCATACGCGGTACGGATTGATCTCCTGCTGCCAGGGCAGGTCATGGCGGCCATGGCGGTCGTACCAGTCCAGTACCGCCGGTGCGAACTGCTCGGCCCTCATCGTTTGAACAGCCCTTTGAGTGCGTTTTTCAGTTCCGGGCTGACCTTGTCGCCCAGCTTCTCATCAAGTTTTTCGCTGAGGCGATCGCCGGCCAGCTTGGCCGCGACCTGGCCCAGGCCGTCGCGGTCCAGGCGGCAAGCCTTGGCGCCCAGTTCCAGCGGGCCGCGGCAGCGCAGCGGCAATTCGATGCCGACAAAACGTTCGCCGACCTGGCAGGCCGGGTCCGGCATGTCGCTCTTGTCGCCTTCGACGATGATGCCGACGCGATAATCCATGCCCAGTACGCGCAGGTCGATGTCGCCATTGCCTTTGACGCTCATGCCCGGGATGCGCACCTTCAGGTCCGGGTTGCTGGCCACGCCGTTACGCAGGGTCAGGTTGCCCTTGAGTTCCTGGAAGGGGGTGTCCTTGCCCCGTGGCTCGCTGCTCAGGGCCTTGCGGTTCAGCGTGGCGATGCCCTGGCACACTTGCTGTTCGAGGTTGGCATTGAGCAGCACGCCGTTGTTGACGACGAAGCTGGCATTGCCGTTGAGGCTGTCGACCAGCGCCTTCTGGCTGTTGCCGCTGCTGGTCAGGTTGCTGTCGAGGGTCACCAGGCCCTTGACCGGCGGGTTCTGCCCCTGGCTTTCCAGGATGCGTTCCACCGGTACCCGGTTGATCCTGGTCTGCAGGCTCAACTGCGGCGTTGGCTGGCGTACGTCGAGGTTGCCGTTGGCTTCGAAGCTGCCGTTGTACAGCTCGCCGCGCAGGCCTTCGAGTTTCAGCAGGCCGCCCTGTCCATTGGCCTTGAGCGTGGCGTTCTGGATCGGCAGCTTGTCCAGGGTCAGCTGGCCGAAGCTCAGGTCGGCGTCCACATCCAGCTTGCTCAGGCGCTCCACCGGCAGCAGGCGCTCGGTGCTCCAGGCGCCCTTGGTCGGCGCGTCCGGCAGCGGCGAGTTGCCGGCTCCGGCGACGGCGCTGGCTTCGCTGCTCTGCACTTCGGCCTTGCGCGCCACCGCGGCACTGTTGGCTTCGGCGGACTTGGGCGGCAGGTAGCGGTCGACGTTGAAGGTGTCGGCCTTGAGCTGGGCGCGCAGCGATTGCTTGGCCAGGTCTTCGACCGCCAGGCGGCCGCTGAAGCTGCTGTCGTCGAGTTTCAGGTTGATGTTTTCAAAGGCGATGCTGTTCGGCGTGGCGGACAGGCGGCTGACCAGTTCGACCTTGCTCAGGCTGCCTTCGGCCATGGCCGGCAGGGTCTGGCCGATGCTGTCGACGAACTTGGCCAGGTCGAACTGGGCGATGGAGAGGCCGCCGTTGAGCTGCGGTGTCTTGTCCAGGTCGTGGACCTTGAGCTCGCCGATGGCGCGCAGCTGGTTGAGCGAGAGCTTCAGGCTGTTCCATTCGGCGACGTTGGCGGCCTGGTCCAGCAGCAGCTGGCCCTGGGCGGCGAAGGTCAGGGTCTTGCCTTGCAGCGGGTCGCCGGCGGCTTCGCCGGACAGCTTCATGTCTTCGAACTGGTAGCGCTTGAGCGCGCGGTCGAAGCGCAGCTCGCCCTTCAACTCGGTGCGTACGCGCACGGCCGGCTGGGTGCTGGCGAGGAAGGCGGTGAGCTTGACCGGGGTGTTGGTCGCTTCGTGGATCGGGCCGGTGCTCAGCTGGATGCTTTCGGCGGTGAACTGCTTGCCGCTCTGTTCGTCGTTGTATTCCACCCGGGCGTTGTTCACGGTCAGGCTGTCGATATCCAGGCGGATCGGCTGCGCCGGTTTTTCCGTGCTGGCCGGGGTCGCGGTGGTGGTTTCGCCGGTGCTGGTGGCCGGGGTTGCGGCCTGCTTGTCGGCGGGGGCGACCTTGCCGATGTCTTCCCAGTTGCCGTGCCCGTCCTTGTCGCGGGTCAGGCGCAGGTTGAGGCCTTCGACACGCACATCGCTCATCTGTACTTCGCGGCGCAGCAGCGGCAGCACGCGGACCGACAGGCCGAGCATTTGCAGGTCGGCGAACGGCTGGGTCGGGTTGGCCAGGGTGGCGACGCCGGCCTCATGCAGTTCGAGGCCGAGCCAGGGGAACAGGC harbors:
- a CDS encoding alpha/beta hydrolase family protein translates to MTVQSPPSPLHPASTASSPGTAFREPAADGFVLGGFTWRRAEPAPARPVVIINAATSVRCRHYSRFADYLFSHGFDVITYDYRGIGESRPASMRKLKASWSDWGSLDFEAMLQRAQREFPGQPIDVVGHSFGGCAAGLGASGQLIRRVVTVGAQFAYWRDYAPESRWRMLGKWHVVMPLLTAIYGYFPGKRLGWLEDTPAGVVRDWATPTAHYQRRPSGRDLARRDPALPFARVKAQLLAISISDDPYGTVPDIERLLDYFTASQRSHWRIEPEDVGEQEVGHFAFFRSHYQDRLWPIALAWLQHAALPTDAPGRLISGSR
- a CDS encoding oxidative damage protection protein, encoding MTRTVMCRKYKEQLPGLERPPYPGAKGQEIFEHVSAKAWADWQKHQTLLINEKRLNMMNAEDRKYLQGEMDKFFSGEEYAKADGYVPPSE
- a CDS encoding carboxypeptidase regulatory-like domain-containing protein, producing MKSFFSCVVTGVLAAFLSLAPFSVQSATPSNEPIDPAGVQLEPQQQNGIAYLSGGIGLDESRAIQQAKGYNLHMTFSTGPENKYVPDVDLVIQNLQGQSVLSLDQVGPIVYVQLPAGKYQVAATRNGHTQRSTVDMKVAGIRDLNLHWNDGY
- a CDS encoding AsmA family protein gives rise to the protein MKAFGKILGLVLLGLLLIIVALGFALTHLFDPNDYKEEIRQIARDKAHIELTLNGDIGWSLFPWLGLELHEAGVATLANPTQPFADLQMLGLSVRVLPLLRREVQMSDVRVEGLNLRLTRDKDGHGNWEDIGKVAPADKQAATPATSTGETTTATPASTEKPAQPIRLDIDSLTVNNARVEYNDEQSGKQFTAESIQLSTGPIHEATNTPVKLTAFLASTQPAVRVRTELKGELRFDRALKRYQFEDMKLSGEAAGDPLQGKTLTFAAQGQLLLDQAANVAEWNSLKLSLNQLRAIGELKVHDLDKTPQLNGGLSIAQFDLAKFVDSIGQTLPAMAEGSLSKVELVSRLSATPNSIAFENINLKLDDSSFSGRLAVEDLAKQSLRAQLKADTFNVDRYLPPKSAEANSAAVARKAEVQSSEASAVAGAGNSPLPDAPTKGAWSTERLLPVERLSKLDVDADLSFGQLTLDKLPIQNATLKANGQGGLLKLEGLRGELYNGSFEANGNLDVRQPTPQLSLQTRINRVPVERILESQGQNPPVKGLVTLDSNLTSSGNSQKALVDSLNGNASFVVNNGVLLNANLEQQVCQGIATLNRKALSSEPRGKDTPFQELKGNLTLRNGVASNPDLKVRIPGMSVKGNGDIDLRVLGMDYRVGIIVEGDKSDMPDPACQVGERFVGIELPLRCRGPLELGAKACRLDRDGLGQVAAKLAGDRLSEKLDEKLGDKVSPELKNALKGLFKR
- the mutY gene encoding A/G-specific adenine glycosylase, with protein sequence MRAEQFAPAVLDWYDRHGRHDLPWQQEINPYRVWVSEIMLQQTQVSTVLNYFDRFMASLPTVQALAAAPEDEVLHLWTGLGYYTRARNLQKTAKIVVAEYGGEFPRDVEKLTELPGIGLSTAGAIASISMGLRAPILDGNVKRVLARFTAQEGYPGEPKVAKQLWAAAERFTPQTRVNNYTQAMMDLGATLCTRSKPSCLLCPLERGCEAHMLGLETRYPIPKPRKAVPQKRTLMPMLANHEGAILLYRRPSSGLWGGLWSLPELDDLDDLEHLASQHSLELGKQQEMPGLVHTFSHFQLAIEPWLVQVQASAHHVAEADWLWYNLATPPRLGLAAPVKKLLKRAADVLNAGELQ